Proteins encoded by one window of Catenulispora sp. GP43:
- a CDS encoding ATP-binding protein: MRNPLRSLSLRMAVLSAVAVTVASGSIGVRIHQTTKSGQLFYGRASAESNLAQTIGAGQEPVPPGPALDAPAQLVSLAQASAIPVTYYDTSGPSPVMWAAESFHGNIVTAQYPMASEQRDLAALDRRTFYAAAGTVAVLVPLAACGAEFAGRRLRRAARTAHRIAAGDLEARIGPRGRAGDEVHDISAAVDSMADSLQRRLRAEQRFTADVAHELRTPLAGLVTATELLPDGEATELVRDRVRALRSLTENLLEVSRLDARVETADFVAVPLREFIIETVADTSWTVLLRIEGDPVVRTDPRRLDRILTNLLVNAHRHGAPPIELTVDGQTLTVRDHGPGFPPDILAEGPSRFRTGAPERGRGQGLGLTIALGQARVIGAGLGLANASDGGAIARLTLTQASQIPD; this comes from the coding sequence ATGAGGAACCCGCTGCGTTCCCTGAGCCTGCGGATGGCTGTGCTGTCCGCCGTGGCGGTGACGGTCGCGTCCGGTTCGATCGGTGTGCGCATTCACCAGACCACTAAGTCAGGTCAGCTCTTCTACGGCCGGGCGAGCGCGGAATCGAACCTGGCACAGACGATCGGGGCCGGCCAGGAGCCGGTTCCGCCGGGACCGGCTCTCGACGCGCCGGCACAGCTGGTGTCCCTTGCGCAAGCCTCCGCCATACCGGTTACCTACTACGACACCAGCGGTCCTTCGCCGGTGATGTGGGCGGCCGAATCCTTCCACGGAAACATCGTGACCGCGCAGTACCCGATGGCTTCCGAGCAGCGCGACCTCGCAGCGCTGGATCGGCGCACCTTCTACGCGGCCGCCGGCACGGTCGCGGTGCTGGTTCCGCTGGCTGCCTGCGGCGCGGAGTTCGCCGGCCGGCGGCTGCGGCGCGCGGCGCGCACCGCGCACCGGATCGCGGCCGGCGATCTGGAGGCCCGCATCGGCCCGCGCGGCCGAGCCGGTGACGAGGTCCACGACATCTCAGCGGCCGTCGATTCGATGGCCGACTCGCTCCAGCGGCGGTTGCGGGCCGAACAGCGCTTCACCGCCGACGTCGCCCACGAGCTGCGCACACCGCTGGCCGGACTGGTCACGGCCACGGAGCTGCTGCCGGACGGCGAAGCGACCGAACTGGTCCGGGACCGAGTGCGGGCCCTGCGAAGCCTGACCGAGAACCTGCTGGAGGTCTCCCGCCTGGACGCGCGGGTCGAGACGGCGGACTTCGTCGCGGTGCCGCTGCGCGAGTTCATCATCGAGACCGTCGCCGACACCAGCTGGACCGTCCTGCTCAGGATCGAGGGCGATCCCGTGGTGCGAACCGATCCCCGCCGCCTGGACCGGATACTGACCAACCTGCTCGTCAACGCCCACCGGCACGGTGCCCCGCCGATCGAGCTCACCGTCGACGGCCAGACGCTGACCGTGCGGGACCACGGTCCCGGCTTCCCGCCGGACATCCTCGCCGAGGGGCCGTCCCGGTTCCGGACCGGCGCGCCCGAACGGGGACGCGGCCAGGGCCTCGGCCTGACCATCGCCCTCGGCCAGGCCCGGGTCATCGGCGCCGGCCTGGGGTTGGCCAACGCATCCGACGGCGGTGCCATCGCCAGACTCACGCTCACTCAGGCTTCGCAGATACCGGACTGA
- a CDS encoding D-alanyl-D-alanine carboxypeptidase family protein: MNQSRHRRALLAVPALAVVGLTASAAAVAFAHGGDDHSASRSMPASASGSAAATGSTSVPESSPDPASGSTSGYAPAPSPVSTSTSTDIGSTLPWPSQGQAAVEVEGIGSLGAKGDQKPVPIASVTKVMTALVVLNDHPLDGDDRGPMIGVDGQAAAEASDPQQSTVSVAKGQTFSERDLLEMMLIPSGNNIARLLARWDAGSEDAFVTKMNAAAGSLGMTATTYTGASGYEESTQSTAVDQLKLAEKIVGNDVFDQIVAMPTATVPGLRNQLVNTNTLLGQHGVIGMKTGSSTPAGGALMWAARQPDASGKTRLVLGVVLDQHRGPTSNDDLRAALAASGTLIGGVARALAAGNS, from the coding sequence GTGAACCAGTCCCGCCACCGTCGCGCTCTCCTGGCCGTCCCGGCCCTCGCCGTCGTCGGCCTGACCGCGTCCGCCGCCGCGGTCGCCTTCGCTCACGGCGGTGACGACCACTCCGCTTCCCGGAGCATGCCCGCGTCCGCATCCGGGTCCGCCGCCGCGACCGGGTCCACCTCCGTACCCGAGTCCTCGCCCGATCCCGCGTCCGGATCCACGTCCGGATATGCGCCCGCGCCGTCGCCGGTGTCGACGTCGACGTCGACGGATATCGGTTCCACCCTGCCGTGGCCGTCCCAAGGTCAGGCGGCCGTCGAGGTAGAGGGCATCGGCAGCCTCGGCGCCAAGGGCGATCAGAAGCCGGTCCCGATAGCGAGCGTCACCAAGGTGATGACCGCCCTGGTCGTCCTCAACGACCACCCGCTCGACGGCGACGATCGTGGCCCGATGATCGGTGTCGACGGCCAGGCCGCCGCCGAAGCGTCCGACCCGCAGCAGTCGACCGTGTCAGTCGCCAAAGGGCAGACCTTCAGCGAACGCGATCTGCTGGAGATGATGCTGATCCCGTCCGGCAACAACATCGCACGGCTGCTCGCCCGCTGGGACGCCGGATCCGAGGACGCATTCGTCACCAAGATGAACGCCGCCGCAGGCAGCCTCGGCATGACCGCGACCACCTACACCGGGGCCAGCGGGTACGAGGAGTCGACCCAGAGCACCGCCGTCGACCAGCTCAAGCTGGCCGAGAAGATCGTCGGCAACGACGTTTTCGACCAGATCGTCGCCATGCCCACCGCCACGGTCCCGGGCCTGCGCAACCAGCTCGTCAACACCAACACGCTCCTTGGCCAGCACGGAGTGATCGGCATGAAAACCGGCTCCAGCACCCCGGCCGGCGGCGCACTGATGTGGGCGGCCCGGCAGCCCGATGCCTCCGGCAAGACCCGGCTGGTGCTCGGCGTCGTCCTCGACCAGCATCGAGGCCCGACCTCCAACGACGACCTGCGCGCCGCGCTGGCCGCCAGCGGCACCCTGATCGGCGGCGTGGCCCGCGCGCTGGCTGCCGGCAACTCTTGA